A genome region from Labilibaculum antarcticum includes the following:
- a CDS encoding FtsW/RodA/SpoVE family cell cycle protein, with protein sequence MAKLIKNLNLKGDKVIWIIIFFLSMISLLVVYSSTGTLAYKVRGGNTSYFFIKQLLLLGGCFFIIYVVHRIPYTVYSSSANIVLVISIGLLILAKLVGTNLNDASRWITIPGIGFNFQPSELAKLALILHVSRTLSRYQADESCKKEAFWHIVIPVGIVCLLIFLDDFSTSVLLGGVCYLLMFIGRIAKKYLFGSVGVVLGLVIILIVMAPLLPSIGRVQTVRSRIVNFFDEDETNANNSQNYQVEQAKIAVVSGGIFGKFPGNSTQRNFLPHPYSDFIYAIILEEMGWIGGFVILSFYLILMYRAGLIVRKCNRTFPAFLVIGLALSIVFQALTNMAVSVNLIPVTGQPLPLVSMGGTSLIFTSAAFGMILSVSNWVNEEEKLNEEAKVNEG encoded by the coding sequence ATGGCAAAGTTGATAAAGAATTTGAACTTAAAAGGAGATAAGGTCATTTGGATCATTATCTTCTTTTTGTCAATGATTTCTTTACTCGTTGTATATAGTTCAACCGGAACACTTGCTTATAAAGTAAGAGGAGGGAATACTTCTTATTTTTTCATTAAGCAATTGCTGTTACTTGGAGGGTGTTTTTTTATCATTTATGTGGTACACCGAATTCCTTATACAGTCTATTCCAGTTCTGCTAATATAGTACTGGTAATTTCAATTGGTTTGCTCATATTAGCCAAACTCGTCGGGACAAATCTAAACGATGCATCAAGATGGATTACAATTCCTGGTATTGGATTTAATTTTCAACCATCAGAACTCGCGAAGCTGGCATTAATACTGCATGTCTCCAGAACATTATCACGATATCAGGCCGATGAGTCTTGTAAAAAAGAGGCGTTCTGGCACATTGTTATTCCTGTTGGAATTGTGTGTTTACTGATTTTTCTGGATGATTTTTCTACCTCAGTATTATTAGGTGGAGTGTGTTATTTACTGATGTTTATTGGGAGAATAGCAAAAAAATATTTGTTTGGATCGGTAGGTGTTGTTTTGGGACTGGTGATTATACTGATTGTAATGGCGCCTTTGCTTCCGAGTATTGGGCGTGTTCAGACCGTACGCAGTCGAATCGTAAATTTTTTCGATGAAGATGAGACGAATGCAAATAACAGTCAGAATTATCAGGTAGAGCAAGCAAAAATTGCTGTTGTTTCTGGTGGGATTTTCGGAAAATTCCCAGGGAATAGCACGCAACGAAATTTTTTACCACATCCATATTCCGATTTTATTTATGCCATTATTTTGGAAGAAATGGGATGGATTGGAGGTTTTGTGATACTGTCTTTTTACCTGATATTAATGTATCGGGCTGGCTTGATTGTTCGGAAATGCAATCGGACTTTTCCCGCATTTTTGGTAATCGGATTGGCGCTAAGTATTGTTTTTCAGGCATTGACTAATATGGCAGTATCGGTTAACCTAATCCCGGTAACGGGACAACCTTTGCCTTTGGTAAGTATGGGAGGAACATCCTTAATTTTTACCAGTGCTGCATTTGGAATGATACTGAGTGTGAGCAATTGGGTAAATGAGGAAGAAAAATTGAATGAAGAAGCAAAAGTGAATGAAGGATAA
- a CDS encoding cell division protein FtsQ/DivIB, giving the protein MLKKIASILVWVFLFGYLIVVFSFANGKSERLVISGTQVNVVDSVKRGFVREVDVERIIKRKYPQIVGASNSGINKEVLEDLIDKIPYVKKSEVYNSLSGKLIVEIKQRNPIVRILSGKGYYLDSEGEKMPLSTNYTSRVLVVSGVVNDQLIKEELFELVKFITNDEFWKSQITQIDVDKDREYVLIPRVGAHKIELGSIENFQRKFQKLNALYTKGFTKKGWNTYSKINLKYKDQVVCTKKK; this is encoded by the coding sequence ATGCTAAAAAAAATAGCAAGCATACTAGTTTGGGTATTTTTATTTGGATACTTAATTGTCGTTTTTTCATTTGCTAATGGCAAATCGGAGAGGCTGGTGATTTCCGGTACTCAGGTTAATGTGGTTGATAGTGTGAAAAGAGGATTTGTTCGTGAAGTGGATGTTGAACGAATCATTAAAAGGAAATATCCGCAAATTGTTGGAGCCTCTAATTCAGGTATTAATAAGGAGGTATTGGAAGATTTGATAGATAAGATTCCATATGTGAAAAAATCAGAAGTGTACAATTCACTTTCAGGGAAATTGATTGTTGAGATCAAACAAAGAAACCCAATTGTTCGAATTTTAAGTGGGAAAGGGTATTATTTGGATTCAGAAGGAGAGAAAATGCCTTTGTCGACAAATTATACATCAAGAGTTTTGGTGGTTTCAGGGGTAGTAAATGATCAGTTAATAAAAGAAGAGCTGTTTGAGTTGGTGAAATTTATTACAAATGATGAATTTTGGAAGTCGCAGATTACACAGATAGATGTAGACAAGGACAGGGAATATGTTTTAATTCCTCGTGTTGGAGCTCATAAAATTGAATTAGGGAGTATTGAAAATTTTCAAAGGAAATTTCAAAAATTGAATGCTTTGTATACCAAAGGCTTTACTAAAAAAGGTTGGAATACATACAGTAAAATCAATTTGAAATATAAAGATCAGGTAGTTTGCACAAAAAAGAAGTAA
- the murD gene encoding UDP-N-acetylmuramoyl-L-alanine--D-glutamate ligase — MTKRIVILGAGESGVGAAVLAKSKGFDVFVSDFGEISPKYRMALNKYQLAFEEKQHTESLIFLADEVVKSPGIPDTSPLIVKLIERNIPVVSEIEFAGRFSNAKMICITGSNGKTTTTLLLYHMLKKAGLHVGLAGNVGDSLAWQVAEKDYTHYVVELSSFQLDGMYDFRANIAILLNITPDHLDRYDYKMENYINSKFRILQNMRSEDSFVFCTDDEIIKKELMNCDTLAQLLPFSVREEKEMCGWIENELLKIQYNENLFSMDKKDLSLPGIHNVYNSLASGIAGSVLQIRKEVIRESLSDFQGVDHRLEKVVRVRGIQFINDSKATNINSTWYALESMDEPVVWIVGGVDKGNDYGVLADLVKEKVKGIVCLGIDNSKIHAAFDGKVDVIVDAESMEEAVKQAYRIANKEEIVLLSPACASFDLFQNYEDRGNQFKEEVRNL, encoded by the coding sequence ATGACAAAACGAATCGTCATATTAGGTGCAGGGGAAAGTGGTGTTGGTGCGGCTGTGTTGGCCAAATCAAAAGGCTTTGATGTGTTTGTTTCGGACTTTGGAGAGATAAGTCCTAAGTATAGGATGGCGCTGAATAAATATCAGCTTGCTTTTGAGGAAAAGCAACATACGGAATCTCTCATATTCTTAGCTGATGAAGTAGTGAAGAGTCCTGGTATTCCGGACACGTCACCTTTAATTGTTAAGCTGATTGAAAGAAATATTCCGGTTGTTTCGGAAATTGAATTTGCTGGTCGGTTTTCCAATGCAAAGATGATTTGTATTACTGGCAGCAATGGAAAAACAACAACTACCTTGCTTTTGTATCATATGCTAAAGAAGGCTGGTTTGCATGTTGGTTTAGCAGGAAATGTAGGGGATAGTCTTGCATGGCAAGTAGCTGAAAAAGATTATACGCACTATGTTGTCGAACTGAGTAGCTTTCAGTTAGATGGAATGTATGATTTTAGAGCGAATATTGCCATACTTTTGAATATTACGCCAGATCATTTAGATCGGTATGATTATAAAATGGAAAATTATATCAATTCAAAATTCAGAATATTGCAAAATATGAGATCAGAGGATTCTTTCGTGTTTTGCACAGATGATGAAATCATCAAAAAAGAATTGATGAATTGTGACACTCTAGCTCAATTATTGCCTTTCTCTGTTCGTGAAGAAAAAGAAATGTGCGGGTGGATTGAGAACGAACTTTTAAAAATTCAATACAACGAAAATCTATTTTCTATGGATAAAAAAGATTTGTCTTTACCTGGAATTCATAATGTATATAATTCTTTAGCATCAGGAATTGCCGGAAGTGTACTGCAAATCCGTAAAGAAGTAATTCGCGAAAGTTTAAGCGATTTTCAAGGTGTAGATCATCGTCTTGAAAAAGTTGTTCGGGTTAGAGGAATTCAATTTATAAATGATTCGAAAGCCACAAATATCAACTCTACATGGTACGCTTTGGAGAGTATGGATGAGCCAGTTGTTTGGATTGTTGGAGGTGTTGATAAAGGCAACGATTACGGTGTTCTTGCCGATTTGGTGAAAGAAAAAGTGAAAGGGATAGTGTGTCTGGGTATTGACAACTCAAAAATTCATGCTGCATTTGATGGTAAAGTGGATGTGATTGTTGATGCCGAATCAATGGAAGAAGCGGTGAAGCAGGCATATCGAATTGCTAACAAGGAAGAAATTGTTTTGCTATCACCAGCTTGTGCAAGTTTCGATTTGTTCCAGAATTATGAAGATCGCGGTAATCAGTTCAAAGAAGAAGTTAGAAATTTATAA
- the mraY gene encoding phospho-N-acetylmuramoyl-pentapeptide-transferase encodes MLYYLFRYLNHLDFPGAGMFEYISFRGALSIMTSLFIATVFGKKIIQLLQKQQIGEVVRDLGLAGQMEKKGTPTMGGLIIILSILVPVLLFAKLDNIYIWLMIITTIWLGLIGFIDDYIKVFKKDKAGLSGKFKVAGQIGLGLIVGLTLYISDDVVVREKTTIDELGTQTEMVDEGFSSVAPGTTRLTKDVKSTKTTIPFFKNNEFDYESLVAFGGEYSPILAWLVFIIITIFIVTAVSNGANITDGLDGLATGSSAIIGATLGILAYVSGHVVYADYLNIMYIPNSGELVIFIAAFIGSTIGFMWYNSYPAQVFMGDTGSLSLGGIIAVFAIIIHKEMLIPILCGIFLVENISVMMQVSWFKYTRKKYGEGRRIFKMAPLHHHYQMMGYPEPKIVTRFWIIGIFLAIITIVTLKIR; translated from the coding sequence ATGTTGTACTATTTATTTAGATATTTAAATCATTTGGATTTTCCTGGAGCAGGGATGTTTGAATATATCTCATTTCGGGGGGCCTTGTCGATTATGACTTCGTTATTTATTGCAACTGTATTTGGAAAAAAGATCATCCAATTATTACAGAAACAACAAATTGGAGAGGTCGTTCGTGATTTAGGTTTGGCAGGACAAATGGAGAAAAAAGGAACTCCAACTATGGGTGGACTTATTATTATTCTTTCCATTCTTGTTCCGGTTTTACTCTTTGCCAAATTGGATAATATCTACATTTGGCTAATGATCATTACAACAATTTGGTTAGGCCTAATTGGTTTTATCGATGATTATATCAAAGTCTTTAAAAAGGACAAAGCAGGTTTAAGCGGGAAGTTTAAAGTCGCTGGTCAAATTGGCTTGGGTTTAATTGTTGGACTAACTCTTTATATTAGTGATGATGTGGTGGTTCGTGAAAAAACAACTATTGATGAATTAGGAACTCAAACAGAAATGGTTGATGAAGGTTTTTCATCCGTAGCACCAGGAACAACTCGTTTAACAAAAGATGTAAAGTCAACAAAAACGACCATTCCATTTTTTAAAAATAATGAATTCGATTATGAATCTCTGGTTGCTTTTGGTGGAGAATACTCACCAATATTAGCATGGCTGGTTTTTATAATCATTACCATATTTATTGTTACGGCCGTTTCGAATGGAGCAAATATTACAGATGGCTTGGATGGTTTGGCAACAGGTTCTTCGGCTATTATTGGGGCTACTTTGGGAATATTGGCCTATGTGTCGGGTCATGTTGTATATGCCGATTATTTGAATATCATGTACATTCCCAATTCTGGTGAGCTCGTAATTTTTATTGCAGCTTTTATAGGATCAACTATCGGATTTATGTGGTACAATTCGTACCCGGCACAAGTATTTATGGGAGATACAGGAAGTCTTTCTTTGGGTGGGATTATAGCTGTATTTGCTATCATTATTCACAAAGAAATGTTGATTCCTATTTTGTGTGGGATTTTTCTTGTGGAGAATATCTCTGTAATGATGCAGGTTTCTTGGTTCAAATACACAAGAAAGAAATACGGTGAAGGAAGAAGGATCTTTAAAATGGCTCCACTTCATCATCATTATCAGATGATGGGATATCCAGAACCCAAAATCGTGACTCGGTTTTGGATCATTGGAATCTTTTTGGCCATTATAACAATAGTAACTCTAAAAATTAGATAA
- the ftsA gene encoding cell division protein FtsA: MTSRNNIIAAIDIGTTKIVAIMGEIDSDGKLRIIGMEKTVSRGVKRGVIHSIEDTIVAIREVVERLVEKTNIDISKVYVGIAGQHIRSIKNRQFKYIQNGIGEITKLDVDEILNENYRIPIEVGEQVLHVIPQDFVVDKEAGIRNPVGMAGRRLDGNFNIIIGRTASARNIEKCVKEVGLEIEELVLEPLASSLAVLSEEEKEAGVVLVDIGGGTTDITVYFDGILRHTAVIPFGGDIVTRDIKEGCSVLIKQAEALKIQFGEAVADMVDEEKVVTIPSVGGWDPKEISFKTLAQIIQCRMEEILDSVKFQIEITGLHDKIGAGIVLTGGGALLTNLDVLTQKHTGIDVRIGYPGTSSKIILDEALNQPIYSTGIGLILKGLSQPVKRTPGQNAEKNKTVQKKGFQKFFAALFDMDDSKM, translated from the coding sequence ATGACTAGTAGAAATAATATAATCGCAGCTATCGACATTGGTACAACTAAAATTGTGGCCATAATGGGGGAAATAGATTCGGATGGTAAATTGCGAATTATCGGTATGGAGAAAACCGTATCGAGAGGTGTTAAGAGGGGCGTGATTCATAGTATCGAAGATACAATTGTTGCTATCAGGGAGGTTGTTGAACGATTGGTTGAGAAAACAAACATAGATATTTCTAAAGTTTATGTAGGTATTGCAGGACAACATATTCGCAGTATTAAGAACAGACAGTTTAAATATATCCAAAATGGAATTGGTGAAATAACCAAATTGGATGTAGATGAGATACTTAATGAGAATTATAGGATTCCGATTGAGGTTGGAGAGCAAGTTTTGCATGTGATTCCGCAAGATTTTGTGGTTGATAAGGAAGCTGGTATTCGCAATCCTGTAGGAATGGCTGGACGAAGATTGGATGGTAATTTCAATATTATTATAGGACGAACTGCTTCAGCACGCAATATTGAAAAATGCGTAAAAGAAGTGGGATTGGAAATTGAAGAATTAGTTTTGGAACCTCTAGCCTCTTCCTTAGCAGTATTAAGCGAAGAAGAAAAAGAAGCTGGAGTTGTTTTGGTTGATATTGGTGGTGGTACTACAGATATTACAGTTTATTTTGATGGGATTCTACGACATACAGCAGTTATTCCTTTTGGAGGTGATATTGTTACCCGAGACATAAAAGAAGGTTGTTCGGTGCTCATTAAGCAAGCGGAAGCCTTAAAAATTCAGTTTGGAGAAGCTGTTGCCGATATGGTTGACGAAGAAAAGGTGGTGACCATACCAAGTGTTGGAGGATGGGATCCCAAAGAAATTTCTTTTAAAACTTTGGCTCAAATCATTCAATGTAGAATGGAAGAGATTCTCGATAGTGTCAAATTTCAAATTGAAATTACCGGATTGCACGATAAAATTGGTGCGGGTATTGTCCTAACTGGTGGAGGTGCATTATTAACAAATCTTGATGTTCTCACACAAAAGCACACAGGAATCGATGTTCGTATAGGTTATCCGGGTACTTCTTCTAAAATAATCCTGGATGAGGCCTTGAATCAGCCAATTTATTCAACAGGAATTGGATTAATACTAAAAGGTTTGAGTCAGCCTGTTAAAAGAACTCCAGGTCAGAATGCAGAAAAGAATAAAACAGTCCAAAAGAAAGGATTTCAGAAATTTTTTGCTGCATTGTTTGATATGGATGATTCGAAAATGTAA
- the murG gene encoding undecaprenyldiphospho-muramoylpentapeptide beta-N-acetylglucosaminyltransferase has product MKDKIKIIVSGGGTGGHIFPAISIANALKQKHSDCEILFVGAEGKMEMEKVPAAGYDIIGLPIRGLQRSFSKENLKFFSRLLRSIWKAKAVIKGFQPDAVVGVGGYASGPLLHVAAKLGVPTVIQEQNSYAGITNKLLAKKAKKICVAYEGMERFFPADKILLTGNPVRKDLLNIASKRQEAMGHFQLDPDKKTILVVGGSLGARTINNSVLGSLSQIAESDVQVIWQTGNIYIEKVREELKNWDIPGLKVFDFLGRMDLAYAAADVVISRAGAGTISELCLVEKPSILVPSPNVSEDHQTKNAMALVNKSAAIMVKDIDAERELVHAALNLINNTEKLTELSINCKALAKPNAADDIAEQIIALI; this is encoded by the coding sequence ATGAAGGATAAAATTAAAATAATCGTAAGTGGTGGTGGTACCGGCGGACATATATTTCCTGCCATATCAATTGCAAATGCTTTAAAACAAAAGCACAGCGATTGTGAAATTCTATTTGTAGGAGCTGAAGGGAAAATGGAAATGGAAAAAGTTCCAGCTGCAGGATATGATATCATTGGACTACCAATTCGTGGATTGCAAAGAAGTTTCTCGAAAGAGAATCTGAAATTTTTTTCTCGATTGCTTCGAAGTATTTGGAAAGCAAAAGCTGTAATCAAAGGATTTCAACCTGATGCTGTAGTTGGTGTTGGCGGATATGCCAGTGGACCATTATTGCATGTTGCTGCAAAATTGGGCGTTCCAACTGTTATTCAAGAGCAGAATTCTTATGCAGGCATTACGAACAAACTTCTGGCTAAAAAAGCAAAGAAAATTTGTGTTGCCTACGAAGGAATGGAGCGATTTTTTCCTGCTGATAAAATATTATTAACAGGGAATCCTGTTCGAAAAGACTTATTGAATATTGCTTCGAAAAGACAGGAAGCAATGGGTCATTTTCAATTAGATCCTGATAAGAAAACCATTTTAGTTGTTGGTGGTAGTTTAGGAGCCAGAACAATTAATAATAGTGTGCTGGGTTCTCTTTCACAAATTGCAGAATCTGATGTTCAGGTGATCTGGCAAACAGGAAACATTTACATTGAAAAAGTTCGGGAAGAATTGAAAAACTGGGACATTCCCGGATTAAAGGTTTTTGATTTTTTAGGAAGAATGGATTTGGCTTATGCTGCTGCGGATGTGGTAATTTCAAGAGCTGGTGCAGGTACAATTTCGGAACTTTGTCTGGTTGAGAAACCTTCTATTCTGGTGCCTTCTCCAAATGTTTCTGAAGATCACCAAACCAAGAATGCAATGGCATTAGTGAATAAAAGTGCTGCGATAATGGTAAAAGATATAGATGCCGAACGTGAATTGGTTCATGCAGCATTAAATTTGATAAATAACACTGAAAAATTAACTGAACTTTCGATCAATTGTAAGGCTTTAGCGAAGCCTAATGCAGCTGATGATATTGCGGAACAAATAATTGCATTAATATAG
- the murC gene encoding UDP-N-acetylmuramate--L-alanine ligase, protein MRIEDYKNIYFIGIGGIGMSAIARYFNSIGRNVFGYDRMTTQLTTELTEEGIGMTFQEDVSQIPAMYQSKDDTLVVYTPAIPANHPQLVYFKEQQFTIKKRAQVLGLLSDNLNGIGIAGTHGKTTVSTITAHIFKTSALGCNAFLGGISRNYQSNLLLSKDSDWMILEADEFDRSFLQLHPQLALITSMDADHLDIYGDENELEKSFQDFVYHIKKGGILVHKKGLVLDHDQLTAYTYSLIEKADFCAENIKLVEGFYQFDLVHPEGVIRELMFSYPGKINVENAIAASAVAILCGVEEEELRKALSTFKGVRRRFDYQIRNEKTVFIDDYAHHPKELWESISSVRELYPQKKITGIFQPHLYSRTRDFADDFATSLNLLDEVILLEIYPARELPIEGVTSKIILKNLRVPSKLCSKDELIELLREKDFEVLLTLGAGDIDKLVEPIRNLISERLKC, encoded by the coding sequence ATGCGGATTGAGGATTATAAAAATATTTACTTTATTGGAATTGGCGGAATTGGAATGAGTGCTATTGCTCGCTATTTTAATTCCATTGGGAGGAATGTGTTTGGTTACGATCGAATGACAACTCAGCTTACTACAGAATTAACTGAAGAAGGAATTGGAATGACATTTCAAGAAGATGTTAGTCAGATTCCAGCTATGTATCAATCAAAAGACGATACTTTAGTTGTTTATACGCCGGCTATTCCTGCAAATCATCCTCAGTTGGTTTATTTTAAGGAACAACAATTTACAATTAAAAAAAGAGCTCAAGTACTCGGATTGCTTTCTGATAATTTGAATGGAATAGGTATTGCTGGAACTCATGGTAAAACAACTGTATCGACAATAACGGCGCATATATTTAAAACATCAGCTTTAGGCTGTAATGCTTTTTTAGGAGGAATTTCCCGAAACTATCAATCCAATTTATTGCTATCTAAGGATAGTGATTGGATGATTCTGGAAGCGGACGAATTTGATCGTTCATTTCTTCAATTGCATCCGCAGTTGGCTCTAATTACCTCAATGGATGCTGATCATTTGGATATTTACGGTGATGAGAATGAATTGGAAAAGAGTTTTCAGGATTTTGTGTATCATATTAAAAAAGGAGGGATTCTTGTTCATAAAAAAGGATTGGTTCTGGATCATGATCAACTCACAGCTTATACATATTCGTTAATAGAGAAAGCAGATTTTTGTGCTGAGAATATAAAATTGGTGGAAGGATTTTACCAATTTGATTTGGTGCATCCCGAAGGAGTAATCAGGGAATTAATGTTTTCATACCCTGGAAAAATTAATGTTGAGAATGCCATCGCTGCATCAGCTGTTGCCATTCTTTGTGGTGTTGAGGAAGAGGAATTGAGAAAAGCACTTTCAACTTTTAAAGGGGTAAGAAGACGATTTGATTATCAAATCAGAAATGAAAAAACGGTTTTTATTGATGATTACGCACATCATCCAAAGGAGTTGTGGGAAAGTATTTCATCAGTAAGGGAATTGTATCCTCAAAAAAAAATTACAGGAATTTTCCAACCTCATTTGTATTCAAGAACAAGAGATTTTGCAGATGACTTTGCTACAAGTTTAAATTTGTTGGATGAAGTAATTCTTTTGGAGATATATCCGGCAAGAGAATTACCAATAGAAGGTGTTACATCAAAGATTATTTTAAAAAACTTACGTGTGCCTTCTAAATTGTGTAGCAAAGATGAATTGATTGAGCTACTTAGAGAGAAAGACTTTGAAGTTTTATTAACTTTAGGAGCAGGCGATATTGACAAGTTGGTTGAGCCGATTAGAAACCTAATAAGCGAACGATTGAAATGCTAA